One Candidatus Melainabacteria bacterium DNA segment encodes these proteins:
- a CDS encoding response regulator transcription factor — protein sequence MAKILTIEDDANLANLVRSFLLAENHQCDVLHDGREAMAHVKAYPYDVIILDWDLPAMSGIDILKEFRSSGGKTPILMLTGKDTVEQKETGLDCGADDYLTKPFAMKELGARIRSLLRRPALLVDTAISGANIVLDASKYRVIKNGEQITLLRREFQLLEFLMRHPNQLFSAEALLNRVWPTESDATLEALRSTMKRLRKKIDPDSKILRTVHGVGYIFEVG from the coding sequence ATGGCAAAGATCCTGACAATCGAAGACGACGCGAATCTGGCCAATTTGGTTCGCTCGTTTCTGCTGGCAGAAAATCATCAGTGTGACGTTCTTCACGACGGGCGCGAGGCGATGGCGCACGTGAAAGCATATCCATATGACGTCATTATCCTCGACTGGGATTTACCGGCGATGAGCGGCATCGACATTTTGAAGGAATTCCGCTCCTCAGGCGGCAAAACACCAATCCTGATGCTCACGGGAAAAGACACTGTAGAGCAGAAGGAAACTGGCTTAGACTGTGGCGCCGACGATTATTTGACCAAGCCATTTGCTATGAAAGAACTCGGCGCCCGCATTCGTTCGCTACTGCGTCGCCCCGCTTTATTGGTAGACACTGCCATCAGCGGTGCAAACATTGTTTTAGATGCCTCGAAGTATCGAGTCATAAAAAACGGCGAACAAATCACACTCCTTCGTCGCGAGTTTCAATTGCTCGAGTTTTTGATGAGGCATCCAAATCAATTGTTCAGCGCAGAAGCTTTGCTCAATCGAGTCTGGCCGACCGAGTCAGACGCAACACTGGAAGCACTGCGCTCGACTATGAAACGACTTCGCAAAAAAATTGACCCTGACAGTAAAATTCTTCGTACAGTTCATGGAGTCGGTTACATCTTTGAAGTCGGCTAG
- a CDS encoding caspase family protein — translation MEYVVFERPFRLVIILLLCVTNVGPAFALEDDAYNTPVADKWALIVGVSKFKNEKLNLRWAAKDAQDFYQYLISKGQFAPDHVKLLTDEQATEKEIVSELGGKWLPHVAAPDDLVVIFISSHGSPAYMDTAGVNYILAHDSDPDDLYTTALEMQDLVEVVSKRIHAARVILIVDACHSGALEVGGKGLSRSNFDVNQLALGKGRVVLSSSLPEEVSWEMKDIHNSIFTRLLIDTLSNSPENLSLFDAFKTLKSSVQRTALKERGVLQTPVLKSTWVGKPPILAVTPTRQLAGTVTPSTPAGAEKQPNALVTSLPPVNKLPPTTIDTLSSPIATTATTKPGTATATTGTATATTGTVTETTTTTTAPSGKTDTVAVSTASPLVASAPNALPSNIAVVPFVGPLICRIQQLPPNAKVLWGKVSSAAELAGLAPRLSESMFYALRSQYHDRALGPRLTNMSLSTIPNLTRTDQVDTRRWTPEEWKKLAQSLQAAYIITGWIDAADWATSMMANKYTTYVSAKVVSGDTGQDLIFIDRLKVSKSPTNGDLLGGPKYYENTMMPACAKAILKHIQTTLKKDQP, via the coding sequence ATGGAGTATGTTGTGTTCGAACGCCCATTTCGTCTGGTCATCATATTGCTTCTCTGCGTCACGAATGTGGGGCCGGCTTTTGCACTTGAAGACGACGCCTACAACACTCCTGTTGCTGACAAGTGGGCCTTGATTGTCGGCGTGAGCAAATTTAAAAACGAAAAGCTCAATTTGAGGTGGGCTGCGAAAGATGCTCAAGACTTTTATCAGTATTTGATTTCTAAAGGACAATTCGCGCCCGACCACGTGAAACTATTGACAGATGAACAAGCGACGGAGAAGGAAATCGTCTCCGAACTCGGTGGGAAGTGGCTTCCGCACGTCGCTGCGCCAGATGATCTGGTGGTGATTTTTATCTCGAGTCATGGCAGTCCAGCGTACATGGATACAGCTGGCGTCAATTACATCCTCGCACATGACTCAGACCCTGACGATCTCTATACGACTGCGCTGGAAATGCAAGATTTAGTCGAGGTTGTATCCAAGCGAATTCATGCCGCTCGCGTCATTTTGATAGTCGACGCCTGTCACAGTGGTGCCCTCGAGGTTGGTGGTAAGGGCTTGTCACGCAGCAACTTTGATGTAAATCAGTTGGCGTTGGGAAAAGGTCGCGTGGTCCTGTCTTCGAGCTTGCCAGAAGAAGTCTCGTGGGAAATGAAGGATATTCATAACAGCATTTTCACGCGACTCCTTATCGACACCTTGAGTAATTCACCCGAGAACCTGAGCTTGTTTGATGCGTTTAAAACGCTCAAATCTTCCGTTCAACGCACTGCGTTGAAGGAGCGTGGTGTGTTACAGACTCCTGTGCTGAAAAGTACGTGGGTTGGTAAGCCGCCAATCTTAGCTGTAACACCAACCAGACAGCTCGCAGGGACGGTAACACCGTCAACACCAGCAGGTGCCGAAAAGCAACCAAATGCGTTAGTCACTTCATTACCTCCAGTCAACAAGCTTCCTCCAACCACGATCGACACACTTTCATCACCAATCGCAACGACAGCTACCACAAAACCTGGAACTGCCACAGCGACAACTGGAACTGCCACCGCAACAACTGGAACTGTCACCGAAACAACAACAACAACGACTGCGCCTTCAGGCAAGACTGATACTGTAGCCGTATCGACTGCCTCACCGCTTGTTGCTTCTGCACCAAATGCGCTACCATCCAATATTGCCGTTGTGCCCTTTGTCGGTCCACTCATTTGCAGAATTCAGCAACTACCGCCAAATGCGAAAGTTCTCTGGGGCAAAGTGTCTTCAGCTGCAGAATTAGCTGGACTGGCGCCGAGGCTCTCCGAGAGCATGTTCTATGCGCTGCGATCACAGTACCATGACCGCGCTCTTGGTCCTCGTTTGACAAATATGTCTTTATCTACCATTCCTAACCTCACTCGCACCGATCAAGTTGACACTCGCCGGTGGACTCCTGAAGAATGGAAAAAGCTTGCTCAGTCACTTCAGGCTGCATATATAATCACGGGCTGGATCGACGCCGCTGACTGGGCCACATCCATGATGGCAAACAAATATACAACCTATGTTTCAGCGAAAGTGGTATCAGGCGATACCGGGCAAGATCTTATCTTCATCGATCGACTGAAAGTTTCAAAGTCGCCTACAAATGGAGACTTACTCGGTGGTCCAAAATACTATGAGAACACAATGATGCCGGCCTGCGCCAAGGCTATACTGAAGCATATTCAGACCACGTTGAAAAAAGACCAGCCCTAA
- a CDS encoding GNAT family N-acetyltransferase, whose protein sequence is MRDIEYRPRTELAKQCASCRSEVSFTVQSNKQPSSNAIHSTSIIGPNPLAIEITAETHITLPTYGSVSIAFEVDRIYEITTNDAGQFELTERKLEKPYRKDYDEIPGNRPINWSQCFDLTNWGFIVARENDRRVGGAAIAHNSADIHLLEGNEKLALLWDLRVSPDYRGRGLGLEIFQKVEEWCLSRGCTELKIETQSTNVSACNFYKRQGCELRAANRFAYSDYPDEIQMLWYKSLS, encoded by the coding sequence ATACGCGATATCGAGTATCGTCCTCGCACAGAACTCGCAAAGCAATGTGCTTCTTGTCGATCTGAAGTTTCTTTTACCGTACAATCAAATAAACAACCATCATCGAACGCGATCCATTCAACAAGCATCATCGGACCCAATCCATTGGCAATCGAAATCACCGCCGAGACACATATAACGCTGCCAACATACGGCAGTGTTTCCATCGCCTTCGAAGTGGATCGCATTTACGAGATCACAACGAATGACGCTGGTCAGTTCGAACTAACAGAACGCAAATTGGAAAAACCATATCGAAAAGACTATGACGAAATCCCAGGAAACAGACCTATCAACTGGAGTCAGTGTTTTGATCTTACCAATTGGGGTTTCATAGTAGCGCGAGAAAACGACCGCAGAGTAGGCGGCGCCGCCATAGCACACAACTCCGCTGATATTCACCTGCTTGAAGGCAATGAGAAATTGGCACTTTTATGGGATCTGCGTGTCAGTCCAGATTATCGAGGACGAGGACTTGGTCTGGAGATTTTCCAAAAAGTGGAAGAGTGGTGCCTCTCTCGCGGCTGCACTGAGTTAAAAATTGAAACTCAAAGTACAAATGTCTCTGCTTGCAATTTCTACAAGCGACAGGGATGCGAGCTAAGAGCAGCAAACCGATTTGCGTACAGTGATTATCCTGATGAAATCCAGATGCTCTGGTATAAGAGTCTCTCCTGA
- a CDS encoding PAS domain S-box protein, whose amino-acid sequence MISLRTKLGLFIALPLAFQMLFSVVIGILLERSELMAEYENRSKEVIGRANWSEFLAASVALCWTGYKLTARPEYREVLQSVKHKLSEENERMTALYAANETQSDEARQLLSINHRLDERLTVLDSQKELSRPDQVKALFSGNELLPLWNEAITLRQKLLASERGRFKANFEDVVPQRKLIRVLMYAGLAFYVLLALLSTLTYGGTVGRRIKALIDNANRLSRGEALNPAIVGNDEVALLDDTFHAMANAINEAAEKERAIIRNAVDVICSIDADGNFISVNPAADDLFGIPHEELKSRSLLDLTDPESLNDAKDSLTRARSTDKAFTVELAMRSTDARRVETLWSMRWVPKESSIFCVVHDLTERKQVERLKQEVLSMVSHDIRSPLTTIQGAVEFLLKSNDSSQSQQSQHLLTLAKNNCQRILTLSMDILDFDKLESGMLEIRKEKVPVLEVFDAVLETMQTIAEKKNVHLSLSGASATVFADRERLVQIIANLVSNAIKFSPNGGTVSLGAEESYSYVELTVADQGRGVPANMTAVIFDRFRQIERGDMTERRGTGLGLAICKQLVELHGGTIACSSEPGKGSLFTVRLPKGE is encoded by the coding sequence GTGATTTCTCTTAGAACAAAACTCGGACTCTTTATTGCTCTGCCGCTTGCATTTCAGATGCTTTTCTCGGTGGTAATCGGGATCCTGCTGGAACGCTCCGAATTGATGGCAGAATACGAGAATCGTAGTAAAGAGGTGATCGGACGCGCAAATTGGAGCGAATTTCTAGCTGCTTCTGTGGCGCTCTGTTGGACTGGCTACAAGCTGACAGCTCGACCTGAGTATCGGGAAGTCTTGCAATCGGTCAAACACAAGCTTTCCGAGGAGAACGAGCGCATGACTGCGCTGTATGCGGCCAATGAGACTCAAAGTGATGAAGCTCGCCAGTTGTTGTCGATCAACCACCGCCTGGATGAGAGACTGACGGTGCTTGATTCGCAGAAGGAATTGAGCCGCCCCGATCAGGTGAAAGCGCTCTTCTCTGGTAACGAGCTTCTGCCTTTGTGGAACGAAGCTATTACATTACGTCAGAAACTTCTGGCTAGCGAAAGAGGGCGATTCAAAGCCAATTTCGAAGATGTCGTGCCGCAGCGAAAGTTAATTCGCGTTCTCATGTACGCTGGTTTGGCTTTCTACGTTTTGCTTGCATTGCTGTCGACTCTTACTTATGGGGGGACCGTAGGGCGCCGAATCAAAGCTCTGATCGATAATGCTAATCGTCTATCGCGGGGTGAAGCCCTCAACCCGGCAATCGTAGGCAATGACGAAGTTGCTCTTCTCGATGACACATTCCATGCTATGGCCAATGCTATCAACGAAGCCGCCGAGAAGGAGCGCGCCATTATTCGAAATGCAGTCGATGTGATTTGTTCTATCGACGCCGATGGCAATTTCATTTCAGTAAATCCTGCGGCCGACGATCTGTTCGGTATTCCTCATGAAGAATTGAAGTCGCGTTCTTTGCTCGATCTGACCGATCCTGAAAGTCTGAACGACGCGAAGGATTCGTTGACTCGGGCACGAAGTACGGACAAGGCTTTTACTGTTGAATTGGCAATGCGCAGCACTGATGCGAGGCGAGTTGAAACGCTGTGGTCGATGCGCTGGGTGCCAAAGGAGTCTTCTATATTTTGTGTTGTGCATGATTTGACTGAACGCAAGCAAGTCGAGCGGCTCAAGCAAGAAGTGCTTTCGATGGTCAGTCACGATATACGTTCGCCGTTGACCACAATTCAGGGAGCCGTCGAATTCCTTCTCAAATCTAACGACTCTTCCCAATCACAACAGAGTCAGCATCTTTTGACTCTCGCTAAGAACAATTGTCAGCGCATACTGACGCTATCCATGGATATTCTGGACTTCGACAAACTCGAGTCTGGCATGCTCGAAATCAGAAAAGAAAAAGTGCCGGTGTTAGAAGTATTCGACGCAGTTCTGGAAACTATGCAGACGATTGCTGAGAAAAAGAACGTGCATCTTAGTTTGTCGGGCGCCTCCGCAACTGTTTTTGCAGATCGCGAACGGCTGGTGCAGATAATTGCGAATCTGGTTTCCAACGCCATTAAGTTTTCGCCGAACGGAGGCACTGTCAGCCTCGGAGCCGAAGAATCATACTCTTATGTCGAATTGACAGTCGCCGACCAGGGGCGAGGTGTTCCAGCGAATATGACTGCTGTAATTTTTGATCGTTTTCGGCAGATTGAGCGCGGTGACATGACAGAGAGAAGGGGAACCGGTTTGGGACTGGCGATCTGCAAACAGCTCGTAGAACTGCATGGCGGAACGATTGCATGCAGTAGCGAGCCCGGCAAAGGCAGTCTTTTCACCGTCCGTTTGCCTAAAGGCGAATAG
- a CDS encoding response regulator — protein MAKVLLVEDNQDLAGLVRSMLEFEDHTVHVVYTGTEGRDNILKHPYDLIILDWDLPGLSGIEILKEFRAQGGTTPVLILTGRQSSDEKETGLDEGADDYLTKPFDMKELNARIRAQLRRYTKVQSMNSLLLGDIVLDTTKQRATKSGRTVVLTPREYQLLQFCAKYPHLVLEFPDLVKQVWPTNSETTSEALADAAEEMTDAIARTTLRRLRKKLDPEGQIIFPHIVSVSGTTAAEKQDQTIQSGQIKSATTSDSEESDCDDDADPFIGTIFDQKYELVELLGGGGTGLVYRAKHCTLGNTVAVKLLYPHLNFRSEIVRRFSQEARSSGILSHKNVIEIHDFGQNDMGQPYLVMELLIGTSLGEMIKKAGKLRLSQAADLFVQTCNGLAHAHEKGVLHRDVKPSNLMIVTESNGSITVKLVDFGMAKPTTDQSVESLTRTGEVFGSPPYMSPEQCRGLKVDHRSDIYALGCVLYEMLTGKPPFLGADALQTIMLHINAEPPHLKLSDIPDEQNILLDRILQKCLEKDKEQRFQTVDELRISFEALFQ, from the coding sequence ATGGCTAAGGTACTTTTAGTTGAGGACAACCAGGATTTGGCGGGTCTAGTCCGCTCGATGCTGGAGTTTGAAGATCACACAGTTCATGTCGTCTACACAGGCACAGAAGGTCGTGACAACATTCTCAAGCATCCATATGATTTGATAATTCTCGACTGGGATCTCCCTGGACTTTCCGGCATTGAAATTCTCAAAGAGTTTCGTGCTCAGGGCGGCACAACACCAGTTCTGATACTGACAGGACGGCAGTCGTCAGATGAGAAGGAAACTGGCCTGGACGAAGGCGCGGACGACTATTTGACCAAGCCTTTCGATATGAAAGAACTCAACGCCAGAATAAGAGCTCAGCTCAGAAGATACACAAAAGTCCAGAGCATGAATTCGTTGCTGCTCGGAGACATCGTTTTAGACACGACAAAACAACGCGCAACCAAAAGTGGACGAACAGTCGTTCTTACACCCAGAGAGTATCAACTTCTTCAATTCTGCGCAAAATACCCCCATCTGGTTCTCGAATTTCCAGACCTTGTAAAACAAGTCTGGCCAACAAATTCCGAAACGACATCAGAAGCGTTAGCAGACGCAGCAGAAGAGATGACAGACGCGATCGCCAGGACAACGCTTCGAAGATTGAGAAAGAAACTAGATCCAGAAGGACAAATCATTTTTCCGCACATTGTCTCCGTATCTGGTACCACAGCAGCAGAAAAACAAGACCAAACTATCCAATCTGGACAAATAAAAAGTGCCACCACCTCTGACTCAGAAGAATCAGATTGTGATGATGATGCCGATCCGTTTATCGGCACCATATTTGACCAGAAGTATGAACTTGTAGAACTCCTGGGTGGTGGTGGAACAGGGCTTGTTTATCGCGCTAAACATTGCACGCTCGGTAATACTGTTGCCGTGAAATTGCTCTATCCGCACCTGAACTTTCGCTCCGAAATCGTGCGAAGGTTCAGTCAAGAAGCCAGGTCATCCGGCATCCTCTCACACAAGAATGTAATTGAAATCCACGATTTTGGGCAAAACGACATGGGTCAACCATACCTGGTTATGGAACTTCTGATCGGAACCAGTCTGGGAGAGATGATTAAAAAAGCAGGCAAATTGCGTCTGTCTCAAGCCGCAGACCTTTTCGTTCAAACCTGTAATGGTCTTGCGCACGCCCACGAGAAGGGCGTTTTACACAGAGACGTGAAACCCAGCAACTTGATGATTGTGACGGAATCAAATGGTTCCATCACTGTCAAATTAGTGGATTTCGGCATGGCAAAACCAACGACCGATCAATCCGTGGAAAGCCTCACGAGAACTGGCGAAGTCTTCGGCAGCCCACCCTACATGAGTCCAGAGCAATGCCGCGGACTGAAAGTAGACCATCGATCCGACATCTATGCGCTGGGCTGCGTGTTGTACGAGATGCTTACAGGAAAACCACCCTTTCTGGGTGCGGACGCCCTGCAAACAATCATGTTGCACATAAATGCCGAACCACCGCACCTGAAACTCTCCGACATCCCTGATGAACAAAACATCTTGTTGGACAGAATCCTCCAGAAGTGCCTGGAAAAAGACAAAGAGCAGCGCTTTCAAACCGTAGACGAACTAAGAATCAGCTTCGAAGCATTATTTCAATAG
- a CDS encoding sensor histidine kinase has protein sequence MESVTSLKSASFSTPSLSLAWQGTILIAVMLAFELLFVGVLGLLVQQAEDEATRQMRAQDIDTKSSQLLLTIYDTGNSVGEFTRTLQFGATKRFESSKVEVTSLLDALKEDLKDDEHMQPVLNRLEQNIKICQPVMTRIKEETAHLDREEAANLWRQGMTQVVAGKKTVRDLVDTELIPDTTHLMSEARKIEQEKPDVERRHRDLVKTALLIGLVINILFGIAVVLFFTGRIVSRLNVLVDNTKRLKEGMALNHQLEGRDEIAQVDAVFHETAAVLQKEEKILKASEARVRAIIENVPVGVMLLSPIGTIEFTNPTLQKTFGFESHELLGKSVTKLLPSEKIAGGTQFVSELSKKALGHIIEIQAQHRDGHEVPIDFTMAEVTLSAGGDAQIMAMTLDATERYEIKKLRQSFVQMVSEELRTPLTKVSDFLGKFGSGKFGEMPEKAVDQCQKSEQNIERLITLLNDLFDLEKLESGKIDITKAPASLQAILDKSLNAVSMFAQKHNVTVEIPQTELQLYVDSNRIVQVLVNLLSNAIKFSPAQSKVTIAVKQSDSQLELMVIDKGRGIPASHIGSMFQKFQQVEAGDAKKKGGTGLGLVICRAIVEEHGGTIGVDSEEGKGSTFWIRLPQEAIIRS, from the coding sequence ATGGAGTCGGTTACATCTTTGAAGTCGGCTAGTTTTAGCACTCCATCACTTTCACTCGCCTGGCAAGGCACAATCCTCATTGCCGTAATGCTCGCTTTCGAGCTGCTATTCGTCGGGGTTCTCGGCTTGTTGGTGCAGCAAGCAGAAGACGAAGCGACAAGGCAAATGAGAGCCCAAGATATAGATACAAAATCATCGCAACTTCTGCTCACCATATACGATACCGGCAACTCAGTCGGAGAATTCACACGAACACTCCAGTTCGGTGCCACTAAAAGATTCGAATCATCGAAAGTCGAAGTCACGAGCCTTCTTGACGCACTCAAGGAAGATTTGAAAGACGACGAGCATATGCAGCCAGTCCTCAACAGACTCGAACAAAACATCAAAATTTGTCAACCTGTAATGACACGAATCAAGGAGGAAACTGCTCACCTGGACCGCGAAGAAGCTGCAAATCTCTGGCGCCAGGGAATGACACAGGTAGTCGCGGGGAAAAAAACTGTCCGGGATCTGGTGGATACCGAACTGATTCCCGACACTACACATCTGATGAGCGAAGCCCGCAAAATAGAACAAGAAAAACCAGACGTGGAAAGGCGCCACCGAGATCTGGTCAAAACAGCCTTGTTAATTGGACTGGTCATCAACATTCTGTTTGGTATAGCCGTCGTGCTCTTTTTCACGGGGCGAATTGTGTCGCGGCTCAATGTCTTAGTCGACAACACGAAAAGATTGAAAGAAGGCATGGCGCTGAACCATCAGCTTGAGGGTCGCGATGAGATAGCGCAAGTAGACGCCGTTTTTCATGAAACGGCTGCGGTACTGCAAAAGGAAGAAAAAATACTGAAGGCAAGTGAAGCGCGTGTCAGAGCGATAATCGAAAATGTTCCTGTCGGCGTTATGTTGCTAAGCCCAATCGGAACAATCGAATTCACTAACCCAACGCTCCAAAAAACCTTCGGCTTTGAATCGCACGAATTGCTTGGGAAGAGCGTCACAAAGCTTTTGCCCAGTGAAAAGATTGCGGGTGGCACGCAATTTGTTTCAGAGCTCTCAAAAAAAGCCCTGGGCCACATAATTGAAATTCAGGCTCAACATCGAGATGGGCATGAGGTGCCAATAGATTTCACCATGGCTGAAGTAACGCTGAGCGCGGGGGGCGATGCTCAGATCATGGCGATGACGCTCGATGCTACTGAGCGTTACGAAATCAAAAAACTGAGACAGTCATTCGTACAAATGGTCAGCGAAGAACTGCGAACTCCGCTCACCAAAGTCTCGGATTTTCTAGGCAAGTTTGGAAGCGGAAAATTCGGCGAAATGCCGGAAAAGGCTGTCGACCAATGTCAGAAGTCCGAACAAAACATTGAACGATTGATTACTCTCTTGAACGACCTGTTCGATCTCGAAAAACTCGAGTCAGGCAAAATTGATATCACGAAAGCGCCCGCCTCGCTGCAAGCAATTTTGGACAAATCTCTCAATGCAGTCTCGATGTTTGCTCAGAAGCACAACGTTACTGTCGAAATTCCGCAAACAGAACTTCAACTCTACGTCGACTCGAACCGCATCGTTCAGGTTTTGGTGAACCTGCTTTCCAACGCCATCAAGTTCTCACCGGCACAAAGCAAAGTGACAATAGCAGTCAAGCAATCGGACTCTCAGTTGGAGCTTATGGTAATCGATAAAGGGCGCGGCATCCCCGCCAGTCACATCGGTTCGATGTTTCAAAAGTTTCAGCAAGTCGAGGCCGGTGACGCAAAGAAGAAGGGCGGAACAGGATTAGGACTCGTCATCTGCCGAGCAATTGTCGAAGAACATGGTGGCACCATCGGTGTCGACAGCGAGGAAGGAAAAGGGAGCACCTTCTGGATTCGCCTGCCACAGGAGGCAATCATACGAAGTTAA
- a CDS encoding HAMP domain-containing protein, protein MNWYLLSETEKESRREESYKEISANSSRLLQMIFDTGDAAGKFSVNHQGSDLNRYEASRAEIPRILSWLKDRLQNSPREIKLLNRIDKDVQLGLQVLEEIKKAGEAGDEEAAQQIAYFAMRRLQPRIDSLCRNQIAFQKIQREKIAKMPAELKKRRDDTRRLLAAGLGVNILGAILLGVFFIRSITSRLKVITENSERLRRKEELRPSMKGGDEIAQLDTTFHQMADSLRGEEELLRASEQQVKSMIEQMPVGLLVTKDADIEFANPMAEQLFKYSRGEIIGKSLGDLFAANSETVSNSGSSSSSSSNSGSSSSSGSASSLASWLEEKALDHVVEMKAFKSSGEEFPIEFSMSDVSLGRASRRLAMVLDVTERFEVQKMRREFVAMVSHELRTPLNSVSGFLQLLPVGVFGTLSQEAIAQAGYAEENINNLIGLITDLLDLEKMEAGKMDLASTASLLEDIIDQAINDITDAANEREISPYFEGCEVEIKGDVERLQQCITKILSFMISFTPTGAAINISAGKESNGSIKITISSRLLTIPEDLLTTIFERFQQLDLPGGRGSTGLGLPLAKTIVEQHKGSIQVTSNDNHGTTFSIHLPE, encoded by the coding sequence ATGAATTGGTACCTGCTATCTGAGACTGAGAAAGAATCGAGAAGAGAAGAGTCCTACAAAGAGATAAGCGCGAACTCCAGTCGTCTGCTGCAAATGATATTCGACACTGGTGACGCTGCCGGGAAATTCTCTGTAAATCACCAGGGAAGCGATTTAAACCGGTATGAGGCAAGCCGTGCCGAGATTCCGAGGATTTTGAGTTGGCTGAAAGATAGACTTCAGAACAGCCCCAGAGAAATAAAGCTGCTAAATCGAATCGACAAAGATGTGCAACTCGGATTGCAAGTACTGGAAGAAATCAAGAAAGCAGGCGAAGCAGGTGACGAAGAAGCAGCCCAACAAATCGCTTACTTCGCCATGAGAAGATTGCAACCGCGAATAGACTCGCTTTGCCGCAATCAAATTGCGTTTCAGAAAATACAGCGCGAAAAAATTGCAAAGATGCCCGCTGAACTCAAGAAGCGGCGCGACGATACCAGACGACTGCTGGCTGCGGGTCTCGGGGTCAACATTCTCGGCGCAATTCTCCTGGGTGTATTTTTCATTCGAAGCATCACGTCACGCCTCAAGGTCATCACTGAAAATTCTGAAAGATTGAGACGAAAGGAAGAACTACGTCCATCTATGAAAGGTGGTGACGAAATTGCCCAACTCGACACGACATTTCACCAAATGGCTGATTCGTTGCGGGGCGAGGAAGAATTGCTCCGAGCCAGTGAGCAGCAGGTGAAATCGATGATCGAGCAAATGCCCGTCGGTCTCCTCGTCACAAAGGACGCAGACATAGAGTTTGCCAACCCGATGGCTGAACAGCTGTTCAAATACTCACGCGGAGAGATAATCGGCAAATCTCTGGGAGATCTGTTCGCCGCGAATTCAGAAACAGTCTCGAATTCGGGCTCTAGCTCTAGCTCTAGCTCGAACTCGGGCTCTAGCTCAAGCTCGGGCTCGGCATCATCGCTTGCAAGTTGGCTCGAAGAGAAGGCTCTCGACCATGTGGTTGAAATGAAAGCATTCAAAAGCAGCGGTGAAGAATTTCCCATCGAATTCTCGATGTCTGATGTTTCACTCGGGCGCGCTTCAAGACGATTAGCAATGGTGCTTGACGTCACGGAAAGATTTGAAGTTCAGAAAATGAGACGAGAATTTGTAGCGATGGTAAGCCATGAGCTACGAACGCCACTAAATTCGGTATCAGGCTTTCTGCAACTTTTGCCAGTAGGAGTATTTGGCACCTTGAGCCAGGAAGCCATTGCACAGGCAGGTTACGCCGAAGAGAACATAAACAACTTGATCGGTCTGATCACTGACCTGCTTGATCTCGAAAAAATGGAAGCTGGAAAGATGGATCTAGCCAGTACGGCATCACTGCTCGAAGACATCATCGACCAGGCGATCAACGACATCACAGATGCAGCTAATGAGCGTGAAATATCGCCCTACTTCGAAGGGTGCGAAGTCGAAATCAAAGGTGATGTGGAGCGATTGCAGCAGTGCATCACAAAAATTCTTTCCTTCATGATTTCGTTCACGCCGACTGGAGCAGCAATAAACATTTCAGCCGGGAAAGAATCCAACGGGAGCATCAAAATAACAATTTCGAGTCGCCTCCTCACCATTCCAGAGGACTTGCTGACGACAATCTTTGAAAGGTTTCAACAATTAGATTTGCCAGGCGGGCGGGGCAGCACAGGTCTCGGCTTGCCACTAGCCAAAACTATTGTCGAGCAACATAAAGGCTCAATTCAGGTCACGAGCAACGACAACCACGGCACCACTTTCTCAATTCACTTACCCGAATGA